Part of the Acidobacteriota bacterium genome, GACGAGCACGATTTCGCCGCGTTGATTGCGCGCGCGCGTCTCGACGTAAACGACGCCGCGATCCGGTTTGCTTCGTGATTCGATTTTGTCGAGCACTTCGGTCTCGGCGTAGATCGTATCGCCGTGGAACGTCGGCCCGACGTGTTTAATGTGTTCGTATTCCAAATTGGCGATGCATTTGCCGCTCACATCGGCGACCGACATGCCCACGGCGAGACTGAAGACGAGCGTGCCGTTGACCAGCCGCTGCCCGTGCTGCGTGCCCGCCGCGTAATGCGCGTCAATGTGCAACGGATGCTGATTCATCGTCATCAGGCTGAACCACGTGTCATCGTGTTCAGTGATCGTGCGGCCTGGCCAATGTTTGTAGAGCGCGCCGACGGTGAATTCTTCAAAGTATCTGCCGTAGTTCATCGCGCGGCTCCGGTCACAGGCTTGCGGCGGCGCGTCTTTTTCGGCGCGCCGTTCGTGGGAGCGGGCAGGACTTCTTCCAACGTCGCCGCCGTCAGCAACCGCAGACTGGCGGCTTCGAGTTCACTGGTTTGCGCCGTTTGCAAATAAGCCAGCGCCCATTGCGGCAGTCTACCGAACTTCGTTTGCAATTGCAGACGGAGAATATTCGCCCCTTCCTCTTGCC contains:
- a CDS encoding MaoC family dehydratase — encoded protein: MNYGRYFEEFTVGALYKHWPGRTITEHDDTWFSLMTMNQHPLHIDAHYAAGTQHGQRLVNGTLVFSLAVGMSVADVSGKCIANLEYEHIKHVGPTFHGDTIYAETEVLDKIESRSKPDRGVVYVETRARNQRGEIVLVLRRRVLVPKTPLDQA